The genomic window ATTATTATGCTTTTACTTTTGCAATATTTGGAGGTATATTTATTTGGAATGGTGTGTTGTCAAGTATAGCAAATGGACTTGGAGAATTGAGAGTACAAGCCTTATGTTATACAGTTGGAGCATTTTTGAAATTTCCAATAGCATGGGTTTTAGTGCATTATCTAGATTCTTGGATAGGTATAATTATAGCTAATATTATTGCAATGGGGTTATATAGTATTATTCAACCATTTTGGTTAAATAGAATATTAAAAAATAAAATTGGAGGTCAAAATAATGTTTGAAGATAAAATATTATTAATAACAGGTGGTACAGGTTCTTTTGGAAATGCTGTATTAAAGAAATTTTTAGATAGTGATATTAAAGAAATACGTATTTTTTCAAGAGATGAAAAAAAACAAGATGATATGCGTAAAAAGTATAATAATCCTAAAATTAAATTTTTTATTGGTGATGTAAGAGACCCGAATAGTATACGTAATGTAATGTATAACGTTGATTTTGTATTTCATTCTGCCGCATTGAAACAAGTTCCTTCTTGTGAGTTTTTTCCAATGGAAGCAGTGAAAACGAATGTGATTGGAACAGACAATGTTCTTAATGCAGCAATTGAAGCAGGAGTCGAAAAAGTTATTTGTTTATCTACAGACAAAGCAGCGTATCCCATCAACGCGATGGGAACTTCTAAAGCAATGATGGAAAAAGTTTTCGTTGCTAAGTCACGAAATGTTAGTCCAGACCAAACATTAATATGTGGGACTAGATATGGTAACGTGATGGCTTCCAGAGGAAGTGTAATTCCGCTGTTTATTGAACAAATAAAAGCAGGGAATCCATTAACAGTTACTGAATCAAGTATGACTCGATTTATGATGAGTTTAGAAGAAGCGGTAGATTTAGTTGTTTTCGCATTTCATAACGCTAAACAAGGTGATATCATGGTTCAAAAGGCACCTGCAAGTACAATCGATACGTTAATAAAAGCGTTGCAAAAAATATTTGATACGAATGTACCTGTTGAAGTTATTGGAATTAGACATGGGGAAAAGATGTATGAATCACTATTAACTAAAGAAGAAGCTGCGCACTCCATTGATATGGGAGGATTTTATAGAGTTCCTTCAGATAAAAGGGATTTAAATTATGGCAAATTCTTTGAAGAAGGAAATATTAACGCTGTGCATATCAATGAATACAACTCTGAAAACACAGAACAGCTTACAGTTGAACAATTAGTAGAAAAATTATTAAAATTAGATGAAATACAAGACGCATTAATCGGCTGGGGGTCTCCATATGCAAATATTGGTAACCGGATCTAATGGATTTGTAGGGAAAAATCTAATTGCTGAATTGAATAATCAAGGCTACAAAGATATAATAGAATTTGATAGAAACACGGATAAAAACTTATTAGAAGAATTTACCAAAAAATGTGATTTTGTTTTCCATTTAGCTGGGGTAAATCGTCCAAAAAATGAAAAAGAATTTATGCAAGGTAATTTTGGATTTACTTCTGATTTATTACAAATGCTCAAAAAAAATAATAACAAAGCTCCGGTACTTATTACTTCATCTATCCAAGCTGAAAAAGATAATCCATATGGGATAAGTAAACGTGCTGGTGAAGAGTTATTGATTAATTATGAAAAAGAAACAGGAGCTAAGGTATTTGTTTACCGTTTAGCGAATTTATTTGGAAAATGGAGTCAACCCAATTACAATACAGTAGTAGCTACTTTTTGCCATAACACTGCTAGGGATATCGATATTCATGTAAACGACCCAGAAGCTAAGTTAACTCTATGTTATATTGATGATGTAATAAAAGAGTTTATATTAGCTCTAGAAAATAAAACTCAAGTAAGTGGGGATTTTTATAGAGTACCCATAGAGTATGAGACTACTCTGGGTAAGGTAGCATCTTTAATTAAAAGCTTTAAAGAGAGTCGTTCTAATTCAATCGTTCCAAATATGGGAAACGAACTAACTAAAAAATTGTATAGTACTTATTTAAGCTTTTTACCAGAAAATAATTTCTCTTATGATTTAAAAATGAATGTTGATCAAAGAGGATCTTTTACAGAATTCATAAAAACCCCCGATAGAGGTCAAGTTTCAATTAATATTTCTAAACCTGGAATTACTAAAGGAAACCATTGGCACCATACAAAAAACGAAAAATTTTTAGTCGTAAGTGGAGAAGGTCAAATACGCTTCAGGAAGCTTCACTCTGATGAGATTATTAAATATAATGTTACTGGAGAAAAATTACAAGTAGTAGATATACCGGTAGGCTATACGCATTCAATTGTAAATATTGGAAATACTGAATTAGTTACTGTAATGTGGGTAAATGAAATTTTTGATCAAAATGATCCTGATACTTATTATGTGGAGGTATAAGATGAAAAAATTAAAAGTAATGACTGTTGTAGGAACAAGACCTGAAATTATTCGTTTATCAGCTGTTATAAATAAATTAGAAGAATCAGAAGCTATTGAGCATGTATTGGTCCATACTGGCCAAAATTATGACTATGAATTAAATGAAGTGTTTTTTGAGGACTTTCATTTAAGGAAACCAGATTATTTTTTAAATGCGGCAACTGGAACGGCAACAGAAACGATTGGAAATATTTTGATTAAAATTGATCCAGTCATGGAAGAAGTGAAACCAGACGCATTTTTAATTTTAGGAGATACAAATAGTTGCTTATGTGCAATAGCAGCTAAAAGAAGGCAAATTCCTATTTTTCATATGGAAGCGGGAAATCGGTGCTTTGATCAACGTGTTCCTGAAGAAACGAATCGTAAAATTGTAGATCATACGGCAGATATTAACTTGACTTATAGCGATATTGCTAGAGAGTATTTACTGGCAGAAGGGTTACCTGCCGATCGAATAATAAAAACAGGGAGTCCAATGTTTGAAGTGTTAAACTCTAAAAAAGAAGATATTAAAAAATCAACTATATTAGAAAAATTAAATTTAAAAAAAAATGAATATTTTGTTGTCTCAGCACATCGTGAAGAAAATATAAATTCAGAAGAAAACTTTACAGATTTAGTCGAAACACTAAACACAATTGCAGATAAATACAAATTACCAATTATTGTTAGTACACATCCTAGAACAAAAAAAATGATAGAAGAAAAAAACATACTATTCAATCAGCATATAAAATTAATGAAACCACTTGGCTTTGATGATTATAATAAACTCCAATTAACTGCTAAAGCTGTTTTAAGTGATAGTGGTACTATAAGTGAAGAGTCATCGATACTTAATTTTCCGGCGTTGAATATAAGGCAAACTCACGAAAGGCCAGAGGCTATGGAAGAAGCATCTGTGATGATGGTTGGACTGGAGAAAAAAAGGATTTTACAAGGCTTAGAAATATTAGAGGGAAATAAAGGAGACACATTCAGAGAGGTCTCAGACTATAGTATGCCTAATGTTTCGGATAAAATACTAAGAATAATAATATCTTACACAGACTATGTGAACAGAGTAGTTTGGGGTAAGTAGAATGAATAAATGGCTTTTGATGTGGCCGCGGAATATGGTGGAGTATTGTCAATATTAAGACATATATCTGTGGGTGCAGACACATTTGCCTATTCGAATAACTATGATAGGATTTCAAATACTAGATGGAGTGATATTTTCGATGAATTTATAGACACCATCTTTTTAGGTAAAGAGGGTAAAGACCTAGGTTATACTATTATCTTCAAGTTTATCCAAATATTTAATAAAAACTACCAGTTTTTTCTAATATTAGTTGATATATTTTTCACTACTTTATTAAAACCTGAATAATTCATAGATTTCTTCAAAAGCTACTTAATGTGTATTGTAGCGCTATTTTTTATTTGATTTTCTTCCACTCTTTGGGTGTGAAAAAAGAACCCCAATCTGTTATGGTTAAAGCGGCCAAAATAAACCATGAAAGTGGTTCTCTCAATGGCTACATTACACGAAAATCACTTGCTTTTCAATTCTAAAATATCCATTTCAAACAATGGAGGAAATCTTTCAACTGATTCTGGATTAATATTGGCTAAACCATTTATTAAAAGCAGAATTTGTTTTATACTTATCCATGATTTTGGTCCTTTTTATTAGTCTTGGATGAGTCATCTAAGTTCAGTATAAAGGACTTTTTGTCTAATAGAATAATATAAATGAATTTACGAAACATTATATGTTTCATGTAACACTAGTGATAGTCGCAGTTATAGCATTTTGGAAGTCAAAAATATGCCACTCAATCAAGCCACTATTATAACGCATTAATTATTGCGCTAATTACTAATCCATTAACGTGAGTCAATCCAAGTGCTATGAAAGTTGTTCAATACTATTCGATATTTTTGATGTTATTGGTGCCTAAAATAATAAGTTTATTTAAGAAAAATGAAAAACTATTGGTTTATCTAGTTGTGATAGGTTTATTAATGATAATGTTGCTATAGAGCAACCCACAATACATGTTTTTTAGGAGAAGTGATAATTTATGACTAGAAAAAAAATTTTACAAGTTACTTCATGTTTTAAGTATGGCGGAACTGAGGCATATATAATGAACAACTATAGAGAAATCGATAGAAATAATTATAATTTTGACTTTTGGATATTTAAGGAAGAAGAATCACCATATGAAGAAGAAATTAATCGTTTAGGAGGAAAAATATATCATGGTGAATTGCCTGAATTTAATAGGATAGTGCCTTTTATTAGATCGCTTGTCCTGCATATAAAGAGTAATGGTCCATATGAAGCTATCCATTCTCATATAAATATAATGAATGGTTGGGTTATGTTAGCTGCTTTTATAGGTGGTATTAGTATAAGAATTTCCCATTCTCATTCGAATTCAGGGAAATATACTGATAATATAATTAAAAAGTTATATTACAAAATATTAGAGTATATGATAAAAGTATTTAGTAACAAGAAACTAGCGTGTAGTTTAGAGGCAGGCAATTATCTATATGGAGAAAAATATTTCAGATTGTACGGTGAAGTTGTAAAAAATGGAATAGAACTTAATGAATATATTAATAACTATTCTGATAATATATCTAAATTAAGAAATGAATATTTAATACCAGAGAATCATATAGTAGTAGGTAATATTACAAGATTTGATGAGAATAAAAATCAAGAATATATAATCAAAATATTTAAAGAATTAAAGAAAATAGAGCCAAACATAACATTAATATTAGGTGGGAGTGATGGAGGGCAATTAGCTTATGTGAAAGAAAAGTCGCGTAAACTGAATTTAGATAAGAGTATCAGATTTATCGGGACGAGAAATGATGTTAATGACTGGTTGCATATAATGGATGCCTACTTATTTCCCTCTTTTCATGAGGGGTTAGGTATCGCAATATTGGAAGCACAAGCTTCAGGACTAAAGTGCTTTGTTTCAACAGGAATTCCAAAAGAGGTAGACTTAGGTATAGGTCTGGTAGATTTTTTGGACTTAGGGAAAAATCCTAAATATTGGGCTAAACACATTTTAAATAATTTGATAAATAATGATGTACATTCAGAACTCATTTCCACTACTTTTGATGCTAATGGATATTCTATTGCATCCTCTATTCTTAGAATCCAAGAAATATATAAAGGAGAATAAAAGATGAAAAAGACTGTCCATTACTTCTGTTTTGGTGTTGATGATCATACAAAGCAAAATTTATACTATTTCCCTTCGGCCCAACCTAAAATACAGTATATAATTGATACCCTAAAGAATAATGAATATATGGTAAATATGGTATCATCATGTTCAATAAAAAACAACGGTTTCTTTAAATCGAAAATATATAAAGTTGATAATAATGAAAAACATGTATTTTTTTCATCCTTCAAGACACCACTTAAAGTCTTAAATAAAATATCAATATTTATGACGTTTGTACAATTTATTTTTTATATGCTTTTTTGCGTTAAAAAAAATGATATTGTGTTAATCTATCATTCTCTTTATTATATAAGACCGATGGAATTGCTAAAAAAACTTAAAAAGGTAAGATATATACTAGAAGTAGAAGAGTTGTACTCATTCTTGGATGATAACACTGAAGTTTTTATGGATCAAGAAATTGAGTTTATTAATTATGGCTCAGCATATCTATTAGTTAACGACTTAATAGATGAAAAAATATCTAGAAGAGAAAAAAAAGCTGTAATATCTTACGGAAATTACAGTGTTCCACCTAAAATTTCATGTCGGAATTTTGAATACCATGACTATATTAATGTGGTATATGCAGGGGTCATCGAAAATAGAAGGAAGGCAGCTTTTATAGCAATTGAATCTGCAAAACATCTAAATGAAAAATATTGTATTCATATTCTTGGTTTCGGTGAAAAGAGTGATATAATCAATTTAAAAAAAAGAATCAATGAAATTAACAAAGAATTATCAGAAGAGCGGATTATATTCCACGGAACAAAGTCTGGTGATGAATATTCTTGTTTTTTACAATCATGTGATGTTGCTCTTAGTACACACTCATATGATAAGAAAGATTTACCAGCTGCGGATTATTCTTTTCCTTCTAAAATAATAACTTATATGGCAAATGGATTAAAAGTAGTATCGTCTGATGTTCGAAGCGTAAGATATTCGAAAATAGGTAGAAATATTACTTTTTATGAAAAAAATACTCCCGAAGATATCGCAAAATCAATTGAATCATTAGAATATGTTTCTCAAGTCGACTCAAGAGAAAAGATAAATGAACTAGATAAACAATTCAAGAAAAACTTGAAAAATCTAA from Carnobacterium iners includes these protein-coding regions:
- a CDS encoding polysaccharide biosynthesis protein; the encoded protein is MFEDKILLITGGTGSFGNAVLKKFLDSDIKEIRIFSRDEKKQDDMRKKYNNPKIKFFIGDVRDPNSIRNVMYNVDFVFHSAALKQVPSCEFFPMEAVKTNVIGTDNVLNAAIEAGVEKVICLSTDKAAYPINAMGTSKAMMEKVFVAKSRNVSPDQTLICGTRYGNVMASRGSVIPLFIEQIKAGNPLTVTESSMTRFMMSLEEAVDLVVFAFHNAKQGDIMVQKAPASTIDTLIKALQKIFDTNVPVEVIGIRHGEKMYESLLTKEEAAHSIDMGGFYRVPSDKRDLNYGKFFEEGNINAVHINEYNSENTEQLTVEQLVEKLLKLDEIQDALIGWGSPYANIGNRI
- a CDS encoding glycosyltransferase: MTRKKILQVTSCFKYGGTEAYIMNNYREIDRNNYNFDFWIFKEEESPYEEEINRLGGKIYHGELPEFNRIVPFIRSLVLHIKSNGPYEAIHSHINIMNGWVMLAAFIGGISIRISHSHSNSGKYTDNIIKKLYYKILEYMIKVFSNKKLACSLEAGNYLYGEKYFRLYGEVVKNGIELNEYINNYSDNISKLRNEYLIPENHIVVGNITRFDENKNQEYIIKIFKELKKIEPNITLILGGSDGGQLAYVKEKSRKLNLDKSIRFIGTRNDVNDWLHIMDAYLFPSFHEGLGIAILEAQASGLKCFVSTGIPKEVDLGIGLVDFLDLGKNPKYWAKHILNNLINNDVHSELISTTFDANGYSIASSILRIQEIYKGE
- the wecB gene encoding non-hydrolyzing UDP-N-acetylglucosamine 2-epimerase, producing the protein MKKLKVMTVVGTRPEIIRLSAVINKLEESEAIEHVLVHTGQNYDYELNEVFFEDFHLRKPDYFLNAATGTATETIGNILIKIDPVMEEVKPDAFLILGDTNSCLCAIAAKRRQIPIFHMEAGNRCFDQRVPEETNRKIVDHTADINLTYSDIAREYLLAEGLPADRIIKTGSPMFEVLNSKKEDIKKSTILEKLNLKKNEYFVVSAHREENINSEENFTDLVETLNTIADKYKLPIIVSTHPRTKKMIEEKNILFNQHIKLMKPLGFDDYNKLQLTAKAVLSDSGTISEESSILNFPALNIRQTHERPEAMEEASVMMVGLEKKRILQGLEILEGNKGDTFREVSDYSMPNVSDKILRIIISYTDYVNRVVWGK
- a CDS encoding capsular polysaccharide biosynthesis protein CapF, which encodes MQILVTGSNGFVGKNLIAELNNQGYKDIIEFDRNTDKNLLEEFTKKCDFVFHLAGVNRPKNEKEFMQGNFGFTSDLLQMLKKNNNKAPVLITSSIQAEKDNPYGISKRAGEELLINYEKETGAKVFVYRLANLFGKWSQPNYNTVVATFCHNTARDIDIHVNDPEAKLTLCYIDDVIKEFILALENKTQVSGDFYRVPIEYETTLGKVASLIKSFKESRSNSIVPNMGNELTKKLYSTYLSFLPENNFSYDLKMNVDQRGSFTEFIKTPDRGQVSINISKPGITKGNHWHHTKNEKFLVVSGEGQIRFRKLHSDEIIKYNVTGEKLQVVDIPVGYTHSIVNIGNTELVTVMWVNEIFDQNDPDTYYVEV
- a CDS encoding glycosyltransferase, translating into MKKTVHYFCFGVDDHTKQNLYYFPSAQPKIQYIIDTLKNNEYMVNMVSSCSIKNNGFFKSKIYKVDNNEKHVFFSSFKTPLKVLNKISIFMTFVQFIFYMLFCVKKNDIVLIYHSLYYIRPMELLKKLKKVRYILEVEELYSFLDDNTEVFMDQEIEFINYGSAYLLVNDLIDEKISRREKKAVISYGNYSVPPKISCRNFEYHDYINVVYAGVIENRRKAAFIAIESAKHLNEKYCIHILGFGEKSDIINLKKRINEINKELSEERIIFHGTKSGDEYSCFLQSCDVALSTHSYDKKDLPAADYSFPSKIITYMANGLKVVSSDVRSVRYSKIGRNITFYEKNTPEDIAKSIESLEYVSQVDSREKINELDKQFKKNLKNLIDEF
- a CDS encoding EpsG family protein, whose protein sequence is MAFDVAAEYGGVLSILRHISVGADTFAYSNNYDRISNTRWSDIFDEFIDTIFLGKEGKDLGYTIIFKFIQIFNKNYQFFLILVDIFFTTLLKPE